The Lycium barbarum isolate Lr01 chromosome 10, ASM1917538v2, whole genome shotgun sequence genome includes a region encoding these proteins:
- the LOC132614401 gene encoding uncharacterized protein LOC132614401 isoform X1, which yields MLRSFTSQSLTRACAYPSYFSSFVNNNNNNNIFQLPMENKHSQDTVEGMKDEQREGYCKEAAGDYNHSNSTSDYILPHLLNLYASRATARDFEIYAPNATFEDPLMRAEGVKQIKSSFYSLGKVFRESRIVEYNITEKEISPGNKEILIDSKQYYKFLGKDIHMISLIKLYTEGGKVVRHEDCWDKNPLRNRETVKVPLVGRMMEVSRRASMLLTHVLMGCGKDPTM from the exons ATGCTTCGTTCTTTCACATCACAATCTCTTACTCGAGCTTGTGCATATCCCTCCtacttttcttcttttgtcaacaacaacaacaacaacaatatattccAACTCCCTATGGAAAACAAGCACTCCCAAG ACACTGTGGAAGGGATGAAGGATGAACAGAGAGAAGGGTACTGCAAGGAAGCGGCTGGTGATTATAATCACTCAAATAGTACTTCTGATTATATACTTCCCCATCTTCTCAATTT ATATGCATCGCGCGCCACAGCACGAGATTTTGAGATTTATGCTCCAAATGCAACGTTTGAAGATCCCCTTATGCGGGCAGAGGG GGTAAAGCAGATAAAATCGTCATTTTATTCACTTGGGAAG GTCTTCCGTGAATCAAGAATCGTAGAATACAACATCACAGAGAAAGAAATTTCTCCTGGAAATAAAGAG ATTTTAATTGACAGCAAACAATATTACAAGTTCTTGGGGAAAGACATTCATATGATATCACTGATCAAGTTGTACACTGAAGGAGGAAAGGTTGTTCGTCATGAAGACTG CTGGGATAAGAATCCTTTGCGGAATAGGGAGACCGTCAAGGTACCACTTGTTGGTCGCATGATGGAGGTATCTCGTAGAGCTTCGATGCTTTTAACTCATGTTCTAATGGGGTGTGGAAAAGATCCCACCATGTAA
- the LOC132614401 gene encoding uncharacterized protein LOC132614401 isoform X2, whose translation MLRSFTSQSLTRACAYPSYFSSFVNNNNNNNIFQLPMENKHSQGMKDEQREGYCKEAAGDYNHSNSTSDYILPHLLNLYASRATARDFEIYAPNATFEDPLMRAEGVKQIKSSFYSLGKVFRESRIVEYNITEKEISPGNKEILIDSKQYYKFLGKDIHMISLIKLYTEGGKVVRHEDCWDKNPLRNRETVKVPLVGRMMEVSRRASMLLTHVLMGCGKDPTM comes from the exons ATGCTTCGTTCTTTCACATCACAATCTCTTACTCGAGCTTGTGCATATCCCTCCtacttttcttcttttgtcaacaacaacaacaacaacaatatattccAACTCCCTATGGAAAACAAGCACTCCCAAG GGATGAAGGATGAACAGAGAGAAGGGTACTGCAAGGAAGCGGCTGGTGATTATAATCACTCAAATAGTACTTCTGATTATATACTTCCCCATCTTCTCAATTT ATATGCATCGCGCGCCACAGCACGAGATTTTGAGATTTATGCTCCAAATGCAACGTTTGAAGATCCCCTTATGCGGGCAGAGGG GGTAAAGCAGATAAAATCGTCATTTTATTCACTTGGGAAG GTCTTCCGTGAATCAAGAATCGTAGAATACAACATCACAGAGAAAGAAATTTCTCCTGGAAATAAAGAG ATTTTAATTGACAGCAAACAATATTACAAGTTCTTGGGGAAAGACATTCATATGATATCACTGATCAAGTTGTACACTGAAGGAGGAAAGGTTGTTCGTCATGAAGACTG CTGGGATAAGAATCCTTTGCGGAATAGGGAGACCGTCAAGGTACCACTTGTTGGTCGCATGATGGAGGTATCTCGTAGAGCTTCGATGCTTTTAACTCATGTTCTAATGGGGTGTGGAAAAGATCCCACCATGTAA
- the LOC132614400 gene encoding exocyst complex component EXO70A1-like: MGIPRIVMGVDNLSERATMMRESVQKSQSITDNMVSILGSFDHRLSALETAMRPTQIRTHAIRKAHENIDRTLKAADVILSQFDLSRQAEAKILKGPHEDLESYLEAIEQLRNNIRFFNNNKSFKSSDGVLNNANSLLAKAISKLEEEFKQLLSSYSKPVEPERLFECLPNSMRPSSGSPGEQDSNSKHHNNGTDNTVYTPPTLIPPRILPLLHDLSQQMVQAGHQQQLVKIYRDTRSPVLEESLRKLGVEKLSKDDVQKMQWEVLEFKIGNWIHFMRIAVKLLFAAERKVCDQMFEGFQQLKDQCFADVTTGSVAVLLSFGDAIAKSKRSPEKLFVLLDMYEIMRELHSEIESLFRGKSCNEIRESAFGLSKRLAQTAQETFRDFEEAVEKDATKTAVSDGTVHPLTSYVINYVKFLFDYQSTLKQLFQEFENGDSNQLAAVTMRIMQALQTNLDGKSKQYKDPALTNLFLMNNIHYMVRSVRRSEAKDLLGDDWVQRHRRVVQQHANQYKRIAWAKILQCLSIQGLTSSGGSNPMGVDGQNSSGVSRALVKERLKTFNIQFEELHQRQSQWTVPDTELRESLRLAVAEVLLPAYRSFIKRFGPMVENGKNPQKYIRYSAEDLERMLGEFFEGKTLNEPKR; the protein is encoded by the exons ATGGGTATTCCAAGAATAGTAATGGGTGTTGATAATTTAAGTGAAAGAGCAACAATGATGAGAGAATCAGTACAAAAAAGTCAGTCAATTACAGATAATATGGTTTCTATTTTGGGTTCTTTTGATCATCGTCTTTCTGCTCTTGAAACTGCTATGCGTCCAACACAG ATTAGGACTCATGCTATCCGGAAAGCTCATGAGAATATCGATAGGACTTTGAAGGCTGCGGATGTTATACTGTCCCAATTTGATCTTTCTCGTCAG GCGGAAGCGAAAATACTTAAAGGCCCACACGAGGACCTAGAAAGTTACCTTGAAGCAATTGAACAACTGAGAAACAATATTCGcttcttcaacaacaacaaaagcTTCAAGAGTAGTGATGGAGTGCTCAACAACGCAAATAGTTTACTTGCTAAGGCTATTTCAAAGCTTGAAGAGGAGTTTAAGCAGCTCTTGTCGTCTTACAG CAAACCTGTTGAACCGGAACGTCTTTTTGAATGCCTTCCAAATTCAATGCGACCATCATCTGGATCACCAGGAGAACAGGACTCTAACAGTAAGCACCATAATAATGGAACAGATAATACCGTCTATACACCACCAACTCTTATCCCTCCAAGGATCTTGCCGCTACTGCATGATCTATCCCAACAGATGGTTCAAGCTGGTCATCAACAACAGCTGGTAAAAATATACAG GGATACACGTTCTCCTGTTCTGGAAGAAAGTCTTCGCAAGTTGGGAGTGGAAAAACTTAGTAAAGATGATGTTCAGAAGATGCAATGGGAAGTTCTCGAATTTAAAATTGGCAATTGGATTCATTTTATGCGGATTGCT GTCAAATTGTTATTTGCTGCGGAGCGAAAAGTTTGTGATCAAATGTTTGAAGGATTTCAGCAGCTCAAAGATCAATGTTTTGCTGACGTTACTACTGGGAGTGTTGCTGTGCTGCTTAGTTTTGGTGATGCAATTGCCAAAAGCAAAAGATCACCTGAGAAGTTGTTTGTGCTTCTAGATATGTACGAAATAATGCGGGAACTTCACTCAGAG ATTGAATCACTTTTTAGAGGTAAATCTTGCAACGAAATCAGGGAATCTGCCTTTGGTTTGTCAAAGCGACTTGCTCAGACAGCCCAAGAAACCTTTCGTGATTTTGAAGAAGCTGTGGAGAAAGATGCAACCAAAACTGCCGTCTCAGATGGAACTGTCCATCCTTTGACGAGCTATGTGATTAATTATGTGAAGTTCCTGTTTGA CTATCAATCAACATTGAAACAATTATTCCAAGAATTTGAAAATGGAGACTCAAATCAACTTGCTGCTGTCACAATGCGCATAATGCAGGCTCTTCAAACCAATTTGGATGGGAAATCTAAGCAGTATAAGGATCCAGCTCTGACTAACTTGTTCCTTATGAACAATATTCACTATATGGTCAGATCTGTTCGCAG GTCTGAAGCCAAGGATTTATTGGGTGATGATTGGGTTCAAAGACACCGTAGAGTTGTACAGCAACATGCAAATCAATATAAAAGAATTGCTTGGGCAAAG ATTCTGCAATGCCTCTCGATTCAAGGGCTAACATCATCTGGGGGCAGCAACCCTATGGGTGTAGATGGACAAAATAGTAGTGGAGTTTCAAGAGCGCTTGTAAAAGAAAG GTTGAAGACGTTCAATATTCAATTTGAGGAGCTTCATCAAAGACAAAGTCAATGGACAGTCCCAGACACCGAATTACGAGAGTCATTGAGGCTTGCAGTTGCTGAAGTCTTACTGCCTGCGTACAGATCTTTCATCAAGCGCTTCGG GCCCATGGTTGAGAATGGTAAGAACCCCCAAAAGTATATCAGATACTCGGCTGAAGATCTTGAACGTATGCTTGGTGAATTTTTTGAGGGCAAGACATTGAATGAACCAAAACGGTGA
- the LOC132615942 gene encoding premnaspirodiene oxygenase-like, giving the protein MEIYQFFNYVALIFLSIFLLLIRKWKAQKLKLPPGPWKLPFIGSLHHLALAGPLPHHGLTNLAKRYGPLMHLQLGEVLMIVISSPRMAKEVLKTHDLIFATRPKLTYADIVHYNSTDVVFSPYGAYWRQIRKICVLELLSAKMVNNFVSSICQDELLNMISSIRFKSDLPVNLTEKIIWFTSSVTCRSALGKICNEHQEKLIYLMKEILSLSIAVNLADFFPKWKFLHDLGGSKSRLLKVHGKVDEILEYVVNEHKLNRANGKKGNGEFGSEDLIDVMLRVRESREQQLPITDENIKAIILDMFSAGSETTTTTINWAFAEMMKNPNVLAKAQAEVRQSLKGKKDFQQIDLDELKYLKLVIKETLRMHPPVPLFVPRECMEETKIDGYNIPLKARVLVNAWAIGRDPESWDDPESFCPERFENSPVDFTGNHHQFIPFSSGRRMCPGMLFGLANVGQLLAQLLYHFDWKLPNGQSHQSLDMTESPGVSATRKDDLILIATPYDS; this is encoded by the exons ATGGAGATTTATCAGTTCTTTAACTATGTTGCATTAATCTTTCTCTCCATCTTTCTTCTACTGATAAGGAAATGGAAAGCCCAAAAGCTAAAACTGCCTCCAGGTCCATGGAAACTACCTTTTATTGGAAGCCTACACCACTTAGCATTGGCAGGTCCACTTCCTCACCATGGCCTAACAAATTTAGCAAAACGCTATGGTCCTCTCATGCACTTACAGCTAGGAGAAGTTCTTATGATTGTCATTTCATCGCCTCGAATGGCGAAGGAAGTACTAAAAACTCACGACCTCATTTTCGCAACGAGGCCTAAACTCACTTATGCTGACATCGTTCATTACAATAGTACAGACGTAGTATTTTCTCCGTATGGTGCATATTGGAGGCAGATCCGTAAAATTTGTGTACTAGAACTCTTGAGTGCCAAGATGGTTAACAACTTTGTTAGCTCGATTTGTCAAGATGAGTTGTTGAATATGATTTCATCGATAAGATTCAAGTCCGATCTTCCTGTCAACCTTACGGAAAAAATCATTTGGTTTACTAGTTCGGTAACTTGTAGATCAGCTTTAGGGAAGATATGCAATGAGCACCAGGAAAAGTTGATATATCTTATGAAGGAAATATTATCATTGTCAATTGCAGTTAATCTTGCTGATTTTTTTCCAAAATGGAAATTCCTTCATGACCTTGGTGGTTCAAAATCTAGACTGTTGAAGGTACATGGTAAGGTTGATGAAATCTTGGAATATGTAGTGAATGAGCACAAATTGAATCGAGCTAATGGCAAAAAGGGTAATGGTGAATTTGGAAGCGAAGACCTGATTGATGTTATGCTAAGAGTTAGAGAAAGCAGAGAACAGCAACTTCCCATCACTGATGAGAATATCAAGGCAATAATACTC GACATGTTCTCGGCCGGGTCTGAAACAACAACGACAACTATAAATTGGGCATTTGCTGAAATGATGAAGAACCCCAATGTCTTAGCAAAGGCACAAGCTGAAGTAAGACAATCCTTGAAGGGAAAGAAAGATTTTCAACAGATTGATCTTGATGAGTTAAAGTACCTGAAGTTAGTAATCAAAGAAACTTTACGAATGCACCCTCCTGTACCTTTATTTGTACCTAGAGAATGCATGGAGGAAACAAAGATTGATGGCTACAATATACCTCTTAAAGCCAGAGTCTTAGTAAATGCATGGGCAATAGGAAGAGATCCTGAAAGTTGGGATGACCCTGAAAGTTTTTGCCCAGAAAGATTCGAGAATAGTCCTGTTGACTTTACTGGAAATCATCATCAGTTTATTCCGTTTAGTTCAGGAAGAAGGATGTGTCCAGGAATGTTATTTGGTTTGGCCAATGTTGGACAACTTTTGGCACAATTACTTTATCACTTCGACTGGAAACTACCTAATGGACAAAGTCATCAAAGTCTTGACATGACTGAATCACCCGGAGTTTCTGCAACAAGAAAAGATGATCTTATTTTGATTGCCACTCCTTATGATTCATGA